One window of the Peptacetobacter hiranonis genome contains the following:
- the carB gene encoding carbamoyl-phosphate synthase large subunit, producing the protein MPKNNDIQKVLLIGSGPIVIGQAAEFDYSGTQACQALKEDGKEVILVNSNPATIMTDNAMADKIYIEPLTVTTLKRIIEKERPDSILSTLGGQTALTLSMQLAKEGYLEKMGVKLLGADPETIDKAEDRQMFKDTMLEIGQPVIPSEIVEDLDSAVEFAGKIGYPVIVRPAFTLGGSGGGIANDEEEFKKIAENGLRLSPITQILVEKCISGWKEIEFEVVRDGAGNAITVCSMENFDPVGVHTGDSIVIAPAVTLADKEYQMLRTAAIKIVDAMGVEGGCNCQFALNPNSDEYAVIEVNPRVSRSSALASKATGYPIAKVAAKIALGYRLDEIKNEITKQTYACFEPALDYVVVKFPKWPFDKFVYAKRELGTQMKATGEVMAIGQNFETALMKAVRGSENKTDCCTLPKAAAYSDEQVKEALHVCNDERVFVIYEALKRGISCEEIHEITKVDNWFLYKMKNIAEVEKELSKGNVSEATYNVAKRYGFLNSTIERISGEKVNYSAPASFKMVDTCAGEFKAETPYFYSCCDEVNEADEFIERKGIRERKTVVVLGSGPIRIGQGIEFDYSAVHCVWALKKAGFDVVIINNNPETVSTDFDTADRLYFEPLTPEDVMNVMNTEKPYGVVVAFGGQTAINLTKFLESQGINVLGSSAESIDMAEDRERFDELLESLHIKRPQGHTVLTEDEALKAANELGYPVLMRPSYVLGGQNMIIAFGDEDIKEYMKIILKSNKKDNPILIDKYMMGVEVEVDAICDGEGILIPGIMEHIERAGVHSGDSIAVCPSWNISEKLKEKIVEYSKQLAVSLKTKGLVNIQYVIYEGKIYVIEVNPRSSRTIPYLSKITGVPMVELAVRAMLGEKIKDMGFGTGLFKGQKYFAAKVPVFSFEKLIDLDVHLGPEMKSTGEVLGIGRNLKEAVFKGLAAAGYHMEKDGGVFISVKDGDKPEIAEVAEKFERLGFKLYATEGTAKVLEEEGMDVTVVNKIHEDRVNNTSKLIESGVVKYVISTSSKGRIPTRDSVKIRRKAIDYAVPCLTSIDTANALAESLLSHYSEENTRLVDINSIYV; encoded by the coding sequence ATGCCTAAAAATAACGACATACAGAAAGTACTTTTAATAGGTTCAGGACCTATAGTAATAGGACAGGCAGCGGAATTTGATTATTCTGGAACACAGGCTTGTCAGGCTTTAAAAGAAGATGGAAAGGAAGTTATACTAGTTAACTCAAATCCAGCGACTATAATGACTGACAACGCAATGGCTGACAAAATATATATAGAGCCACTTACAGTTACTACATTAAAAAGAATAATAGAAAAAGAAAGACCAGACAGTATACTTTCTACATTAGGTGGGCAGACAGCTCTAACTCTTTCAATGCAGTTAGCTAAAGAAGGATACCTAGAAAAAATGGGTGTTAAGCTTCTTGGAGCAGATCCAGAAACAATAGATAAAGCTGAAGATAGACAGATGTTCAAAGATACAATGCTTGAAATAGGACAGCCTGTAATACCTTCAGAAATAGTTGAAGACCTAGATTCTGCTGTAGAATTCGCAGGAAAAATAGGTTACCCAGTAATAGTTAGACCAGCGTTTACTCTTGGAGGAAGCGGTGGTGGAATCGCAAACGATGAGGAAGAATTTAAAAAGATTGCAGAAAATGGACTTAGATTATCTCCAATAACACAGATATTAGTTGAAAAATGTATATCTGGATGGAAAGAAATAGAGTTTGAAGTTGTAAGAGATGGAGCAGGAAATGCTATAACTGTATGTTCAATGGAAAACTTTGACCCAGTTGGAGTACATACAGGAGATAGTATAGTAATAGCTCCAGCGGTTACACTTGCAGATAAAGAATACCAGATGCTTAGAACAGCAGCTATAAAAATAGTTGATGCTATGGGTGTTGAAGGTGGATGTAACTGCCAGTTCGCACTTAATCCAAATAGCGACGAATACGCTGTAATAGAAGTAAACCCAAGGGTTTCAAGATCTTCAGCTCTAGCTTCAAAAGCTACAGGATACCCAATAGCAAAAGTTGCTGCAAAAATAGCACTTGGATATAGATTAGATGAAATAAAAAATGAAATAACTAAACAGACTTACGCATGCTTCGAGCCAGCTCTTGACTATGTTGTTGTTAAATTCCCTAAATGGCCATTTGACAAATTTGTGTATGCTAAGAGAGAACTTGGTACTCAGATGAAGGCTACAGGTGAGGTAATGGCTATAGGACAGAACTTTGAAACAGCACTTATGAAAGCTGTTAGAGGATCTGAAAACAAAACAGATTGCTGTACTCTTCCAAAAGCTGCTGCGTATTCAGATGAACAGGTAAAAGAAGCTCTTCATGTATGCAACGATGAAAGAGTATTTGTAATATACGAAGCATTAAAAAGAGGAATATCTTGTGAAGAAATACATGAAATAACAAAAGTAGATAACTGGTTCTTATATAAAATGAAAAACATAGCAGAAGTAGAAAAAGAACTATCTAAAGGAAATGTATCAGAAGCTACTTATAACGTTGCAAAAAGATACGGATTCTTAAACTCTACAATAGAAAGAATAAGTGGAGAAAAAGTAAATTACTCAGCTCCAGCGTCATTTAAAATGGTCGACACTTGTGCAGGAGAATTTAAAGCAGAAACTCCATACTTCTATAGTTGCTGTGATGAAGTAAATGAAGCGGATGAGTTTATAGAAAGAAAAGGAATAAGAGAGAGAAAAACTGTAGTAGTTCTTGGTTCAGGACCGATAAGAATAGGACAGGGGATAGAATTCGACTACTCTGCAGTTCACTGTGTATGGGCACTTAAAAAAGCAGGATTTGATGTTGTTATAATAAACAACAACCCAGAAACTGTATCTACAGACTTTGATACAGCGGATAGACTATACTTTGAACCACTTACTCCAGAAGATGTAATGAACGTAATGAATACAGAAAAACCTTATGGAGTAGTAGTTGCATTTGGTGGTCAGACAGCTATAAACCTAACTAAGTTCCTAGAAAGTCAGGGAATAAATGTATTAGGATCTAGTGCAGAAAGCATAGATATGGCAGAGGATAGAGAAAGATTTGATGAACTTCTTGAATCTCTACACATAAAAAGACCACAGGGACATACAGTTCTTACAGAAGATGAAGCTTTAAAAGCTGCAAATGAACTTGGATACCCAGTACTTATGAGACCATCTTACGTATTAGGTGGACAGAATATGATAATTGCATTCGGCGATGAAGATATCAAAGAATACATGAAAATAATACTAAAATCAAACAAAAAGGACAACCCAATACTAATAGATAAATACATGATGGGTGTAGAAGTAGAAGTTGATGCTATATGTGATGGAGAGGGTATATTAATTCCGGGAATAATGGAACATATAGAAAGAGCAGGAGTACACTCAGGTGACTCTATAGCAGTTTGCCCTTCATGGAATATAAGTGAAAAACTAAAAGAAAAAATAGTTGAATACTCAAAACAGCTTGCAGTTTCTTTAAAAACTAAGGGACTTGTAAATATACAGTACGTTATATACGAAGGAAAAATATATGTAATAGAAGTAAATCCAAGATCTTCTCGTACAATACCTTACCTAAGTAAAATAACTGGTGTTCCAATGGTTGAGCTTGCAGTTAGAGCAATGCTTGGCGAAAAAATAAAAGATATGGGATTTGGAACAGGGCTATTTAAAGGACAGAAATACTTTGCAGCCAAAGTACCAGTATTCTCATTCGAAAAATTAATAGACTTAGATGTACACCTAGGACCAGAAATGAAATCTACAGGGGAAGTTTTAGGTATAGGTAGAAATCTAAAAGAAGCAGTATTTAAAGGATTAGCAGCTGCAGGATACCATATGGAAAAAGATGGTGGTGTATTTATATCTGTAAAAGATGGAGATAAACCAGAAATAGCAGAAGTAGCTGAAAAATTTGAAAGACTAGGATTTAAATTATACGCTACAGAAGGAACAGCCAAAGTTCTTGAAGAAGAAGGAATGGATGTTACAGTAGTAAATAAAATTCACGAAGACAGAGTAAACAACACAAGTAAGTTAATAGAAAGTGGAGTAGTAAAATATGTAATTTCAACATCTTCTAAGGGTAGAATACCTACAAGAGACAGTGTTAAAATCAGAAGAAAAGCAATAGATTACGCTGTTCCTTGTCTAACTTCAATAGACACAGCAAATGCACTTGCAGAAAGTTTATTAAGTCACTACTCAGAAGAAAATACCAGACTAGTTGATATAAATTCAATATACGTATAA
- a CDS encoding carbamoyl phosphate synthase small subunit, protein MEKKINLILENGKIFEGKSFGREKEITGEIVFTTGMTGYFETLTDPSYCGQIVVQTFPLIGNYGIIEEDAESRGSFVKAYIVREYCEHPSNYRCEGTLDEYLKKNDIPGVYGIDTRELTRVLREHGTMKAKITSEPVKENEKIDVEYFDMVEAVTCKESFTDKVEDAKYNVVLWDFGAKRNIRRELLKRGCNVTTVPASTTAEEIKALNPDGIMLSNGPGDPKDNVKIIEELKELCKANIPTFGICLGHQLLALSQGGTTIKLKYGHRGGNQPVKDLSTGRIYVSSQNHGYAVDNDELPKNAELLFTNVNDGTCEGIKYTDMPVFSVQFHPEACGGPQDTAYLFDRFISLMEGVEI, encoded by the coding sequence TTGGAAAAGAAAATCAACTTAATTCTTGAAAATGGAAAGATTTTTGAAGGAAAATCTTTTGGACGGGAAAAGGAAATAACTGGCGAAATAGTATTTACTACTGGAATGACAGGATATTTTGAAACACTTACAGACCCAAGTTACTGTGGGCAGATAGTTGTTCAGACATTCCCACTTATAGGAAACTACGGAATAATAGAAGAAGATGCCGAAAGTAGAGGTTCTTTTGTAAAAGCGTATATAGTTAGAGAGTACTGTGAACATCCTTCTAACTACAGATGTGAAGGTACACTTGATGAATACCTTAAAAAGAACGATATACCAGGAGTATACGGTATAGATACAAGAGAACTTACAAGAGTACTTAGAGAACATGGTACTATGAAGGCAAAAATAACTTCTGAACCAGTTAAAGAGAATGAAAAAATAGATGTAGAATACTTTGATATGGTTGAAGCAGTTACTTGTAAAGAGTCATTTACTGATAAAGTGGAAGATGCTAAGTATAACGTAGTATTATGGGATTTCGGTGCTAAGAGAAATATAAGAAGAGAATTATTAAAAAGAGGATGCAATGTAACAACAGTGCCTGCATCTACAACAGCTGAGGAAATAAAAGCATTAAATCCAGACGGAATAATGCTATCTAATGGACCTGGAGATCCAAAGGACAATGTAAAAATAATAGAAGAATTAAAAGAACTATGTAAGGCAAATATACCTACATTTGGAATTTGTTTAGGTCATCAGTTATTAGCTCTTTCTCAGGGAGGAACTACTATTAAATTAAAATATGGACACAGAGGTGGAAATCAGCCTGTTAAAGACCTTTCAACAGGAAGAATATACGTATCAAGCCAGAATCATGGATATGCAGTTGACAATGATGAATTACCTAAAAATGCAGAATTATTATTTACAAATGTAAATGACGGTACTTGCGAAGGAATAAAATACACAGATATGCCAGTATTCTCAGTACAGTTCCATCCAGAAGCTTGTGGTGGACCACAGGATACAGCATATTTATTTGATAGATTTATAAGTTTAATGGAAGGAGTTGAGATATAA
- the purF gene encoding amidophosphoribosyltransferase yields MEEKLREECGVFGIRTKENDSASMTHSALMALQHRGQEGAGIASLVGEKINLFKNKGLVSEVFSPKDISDLGDAEVSIGHVRYSTTGSNSKANTQPILAEYLRGRVAVAHNGNIVNSMEIRKGLEKEGCIFRSTNDSESIAKLIAFEMLTEKDELKAIEKAVEKLEGAFSLVIMTSQNKLVAIRDGWGFRPLCIGKGESGIAVASESCAFDSINYELIRDIEPGEMVVINEDLSIDSKMILNREKKGSCIFEYVYFARTDSNIDGLNVYDARINMGRELAKEFKIDADVVCGVPDSGIEAAIGYAKESNMPFEFGFVKNRYIGRSFIFPTQEQREKAVKLKLNPLASNLKDKRVILIDDSIVRGTTSAKIIKNVRRAGAKEVHMLVSSPMFRHTCNFGTDIDSEENLIANKMELEEIRKSIGADSLGFISIEGLKKACGKCCRDFCTGCFDGNYPLIIENYSKSQFE; encoded by the coding sequence ATGGAAGAAAAGTTAAGAGAAGAATGTGGAGTTTTTGGGATAAGAACCAAAGAAAATGATTCAGCTAGTATGACTCATTCTGCACTTATGGCACTTCAGCACAGAGGTCAGGAAGGTGCAGGAATAGCATCGTTAGTTGGAGAAAAAATAAATTTATTTAAAAACAAGGGATTAGTAAGCGAGGTATTCTCACCAAAGGATATAAGCGACTTAGGAGATGCTGAAGTATCTATAGGACACGTTAGATACTCTACAACAGGCTCTAACTCAAAGGCAAATACTCAGCCAATACTAGCGGAGTATTTAAGGGGAAGGGTTGCAGTTGCTCACAATGGGAATATTGTCAACTCAATGGAAATAAGAAAAGGTCTTGAAAAAGAAGGTTGTATATTTAGATCTACTAATGATAGTGAATCTATAGCGAAATTAATCGCATTTGAAATGCTTACAGAAAAAGATGAATTAAAAGCTATTGAAAAAGCAGTTGAAAAACTAGAAGGTGCATTTTCACTTGTTATAATGACATCTCAAAACAAGTTAGTAGCTATAAGAGATGGATGGGGATTTAGACCTCTTTGTATAGGTAAGGGTGAAAGTGGTATAGCTGTAGCATCTGAAAGCTGTGCATTTGATAGTATAAACTATGAATTAATTAGAGATATTGAACCGGGAGAAATGGTCGTAATAAACGAAGACCTTTCTATAGATAGCAAAATGATATTAAATAGAGAAAAAAAGGGCTCTTGTATATTTGAGTATGTATACTTTGCCAGAACAGACTCAAACATAGATGGATTAAATGTATACGATGCAAGAATAAACATGGGAAGAGAACTTGCAAAAGAATTCAAAATAGACGCAGATGTTGTATGTGGTGTGCCAGATAGTGGAATAGAGGCAGCCATTGGATATGCAAAAGAAAGCAATATGCCTTTTGAATTTGGATTTGTAAAGAATAGATACATTGGAAGAAGCTTCATATTCCCAACACAAGAGCAGAGAGAAAAAGCGGTTAAACTAAAATTAAATCCTCTTGCAAGTAATTTAAAAGACAAGAGAGTAATACTTATAGACGACTCTATAGTAAGAGGAACTACAAGTGCTAAGATAATCAAAAATGTAAGACGGGCAGGTGCTAAAGAGGTGCATATGCTTGTATCTTCACCTATGTTCAGACACACTTGTAACTTTGGAACAGACATAGATAGCGAAGAAAATCTAATAGCAAATAAAATGGAATTAGAAGAAATCAGAAAAAGCATAGGCGCTGATTCACTAGGATTTATAAGCATAGAGGGGTTAAAGAAAGCATGTGGAAAATGTTGCAGAGATTTCTGTACAGGATGCTTCGATGGAAATTACCCTCTTATAATAGAAAACTACAGCAAATCACAGTTTGAATAG
- a CDS encoding adenylosuccinate synthase, with protein MLTAITGINWGDEGKGRMVDLLSEDYDVVVRYQGGNNAGHTVINEKGKFVLNLLPSGILREDVVNVMGNGVVIDLKHLHGEMGRLREAGIKITPANLKISDRAIICMPYHVQQDCLEEERLKDAKYGSTRRGIAPVYGDKYMKKGIRMGDLLDSEESLKAKIANIVEWKNLMIEKGYESEKLDAEEMFAWIKEYGYELKDYICDTGLFIDKAAVNGKNVMFEAQLGALRDIDFGIYPFTSSSSTIASYAPIGAGVPNRKLDLTVGIMKAYSTCVGEGPFTAELFGDEAEHLRKAGNEYGAATGRPRRVGGFDVLASKYGVRMQGADEIALTKLDVLSYMDKIPVCVGYTFEGKELDVFPIGEKLENAKPVYEYVDGWHEDISGCRKLEELPEAAREYIKYIEKAVGCKIKYVSVGAEREEYIVVPD; from the coding sequence ATGTTAACAGCTATAACAGGAATAAACTGGGGAGACGAAGGAAAAGGAAGAATGGTAGACCTTCTTTCAGAAGATTACGACGTTGTTGTAAGATACCAGGGTGGAAACAATGCGGGACATACAGTAATAAATGAAAAAGGAAAATTCGTTCTTAATCTACTTCCATCAGGAATATTAAGAGAAGATGTTGTAAATGTTATGGGGAACGGTGTAGTAATAGATTTAAAACATCTTCATGGAGAAATGGGAAGATTAAGAGAAGCTGGAATAAAAATAACTCCAGCAAACTTAAAAATAAGTGATAGAGCTATAATATGTATGCCATATCACGTTCAGCAGGACTGCTTAGAAGAAGAAAGATTAAAAGACGCTAAGTACGGTTCAACAAGAAGAGGTATAGCTCCAGTATACGGAGATAAATACATGAAAAAAGGTATAAGAATGGGAGATCTTCTTGATAGTGAAGAAAGCTTAAAAGCTAAAATAGCAAATATAGTTGAATGGAAAAACCTTATGATAGAAAAAGGTTACGAATCTGAAAAATTAGATGCAGAAGAAATGTTTGCATGGATAAAAGAGTACGGATATGAATTAAAAGATTATATATGTGATACAGGTCTTTTCATAGATAAAGCGGCTGTAAATGGTAAAAATGTAATGTTTGAAGCACAGTTAGGTGCTTTAAGAGATATAGATTTTGGTATATATCCATTTACATCTTCATCATCAACTATAGCTTCTTATGCACCAATAGGGGCTGGTGTGCCAAATAGAAAATTAGACCTTACTGTAGGTATAATGAAAGCTTACTCTACTTGTGTAGGTGAAGGACCTTTCACAGCTGAATTATTTGGAGATGAAGCAGAGCATTTAAGAAAAGCTGGTAACGAATACGGTGCAGCTACAGGTAGACCAAGAAGAGTTGGTGGATTTGACGTTTTAGCATCTAAATACGGTGTTAGAATGCAGGGTGCAGATGAAATAGCACTTACTAAATTAGACGTTCTTTCATACATGGATAAAATACCAGTATGTGTAGGATATACTTTTGAGGGAAAAGAATTAGATGTATTCCCAATAGGGGAAAAATTAGAAAATGCTAAACCAGTTTATGAATATGTAGATGGATGGCATGAAGATATATCTGGTTGCAGAAAATTAGAAGAGTTACCAGAAGCAGCTAGAGAATACATAAAATATATAGAAAAAGCTGTTGGGTGCAAGATAAAATACGTTTCAGTTGGAGCTGAAAGAGAAGAATACATAGTAGTACCAGACTAG